From the Vanacampus margaritifer isolate UIUO_Vmar chromosome 14, RoL_Vmar_1.0, whole genome shotgun sequence genome, the window CCACAGCCAAATAtcaatacaacaaaaaacagcaggCTCATGCAAGGACATTAGACAGATAGAGAACTAGACCAGCTGTCATAAAGAGACCAGCATCATGGGGCGCTTTAATGCACACTCtttcaaaatttttttaagattgAAGTTGAAATCATTTGACTTAAAGACTTTCTACTGAGCATTCTTGTGTATAGTAACCATGAAAGAAACAATGCCAAAATTACGTAACAGAATGCTTTCCTTGACAAACGCATGCAGCGTTTCAACGTGGATATGACAGTCATAGAGAAGTGAAGTCTGCGGTTTTAAAGTCACAGTTTACCatgaagtaaaacaaaaaagcacTTTCTCGAGCCATTTCTGTCAAAGTAGACGTCTAAGTGTGTtctgtgtgtctttgtgttaCATTTTGACTGATGTGGATTTATCTGTGCTATGCTCAATGTTtccccacaccatgttaatacttgggcgggccacccaagtaaactggccaccacccaattacatttcaagaaaatttaataaattatatatatatatatgttagaggagacgcaagtagcaggactgagatccccccctcccccaaaatatttggcTTAAAGGAATTTGACTACGGCTATATCCAGGCTAGTTTAGTTATGGTGGTTTGCAATGTATGTGAGCACTAAGCTACCAGAGATGCCTAAAGCAAAGCACCAGCTTAAGgttcttttaaaaacaaaaacccataattatctttgtttttagtttagttCAGGATGACTGTTCTCATTTGAACCAACCTGCACAGTTTTGAGCTGCTGCCCTTGTAAGGTGGCCACCTGGCCGGCTGCGCTCCCTACTACCGGCTTCAAATCCGACCTCCCGCCGAAGGTCACCAACTTGATGGACTTGGCGTCGGCCACGCCTGCCGCTCCTCCCACCTTGGTAGTGGTGTGGGGCAGCTGCAGCACGATAGGCTGCCCAGTCTTCCCAATTGTGGTCACCAGAAGCTTTTGGCCCCCCACCAAACGTGCCGCCTCAGAGGCCTGTGCCGAAGCCACCTTGTTGAGGATGATCTGATGGTTGGCGGCAGAGATGCCGAGCGGCACCGTGAGCTTCTGCAAGGTGCTCGTGGTGACCGTCGTCCCCGTGATGCTGTCCGTGGTCTTGGTGGTGGCGGAGGCCAGCGCCGGTCTTAGGGTCACCAACGGGGAGGACAAACCGGAAGAGGAGACGCCGACGCATTCAATCGACGTGGCGAAGCTCTCCGGGGCAGTGTCCGTTTCCATGGCGACAGACGCATCTTGGCTGGACTGAGCCACCTCCTCAATGGCCTCCATGTCCATGATTTCGTCAGGAAGGAGGCTGTTGAGGTCGGGCGACACCACGTCCATGTTGATGACAACTCAGCACCCCAGTATACctttaacaaaacaaagacaCGTTTGCTACAAGTACAACACCTTTTTGCTAAAATTTAAAGGACATTGTGCTGATCCTTCTAGTGTGCAAATATTGGCCACCTGGGCAGTACAATGCCGACATAGTACGGATACACATGGAGGAGAGGGTCGCAATTGCTCAGTCCGCTGCAGTAATATTGGATATAAGGATGAGCATGTCATTATTGTGCTAATATTTGTCAACATGTCTTGGGTCCGCCGTACATATtattaatacatgaaaaatcacaACTATTTAAcggtgagtattgttatattgtctgtccaCATGTGTTGCTaccgtttgtgttcaaatagccATTGCTTAGGTAACACTGCGACATCAAGGCTAGTTTTAAAAGCCCATCGAAGGAGTTTTacattgtgttagcattaaccTGGCGGGCTTCCATAAGGCGTAGTTATGTGGTTTGGTCaaatacacaaagtgtaattctctttgtctAATATTGTTTGACAATAAACTTCAACTGACAGTGGCAGTAAACAGCTTGACTGGTTAATACATTTGGTGCCATCTGAGAATTTGCCACTCAGAAGCAATTCTGCCATTATTTTATAAAcctattctattattattattataattaattattcaaatcTGACTGGGTCCGTCGAAAATGAGCATGAATATCTTTGAAAAGGCCTCCTTTTGGCGCAgataagcaaaatatttttcagaaaaGTTTATTCATCCCATTGAGCCAATAAAGGAAGCATACAGctaaaattattgacaattcaTTAAGTGCGAGGTAGGCCAACGAGAGGTCAAAGTTCAGAGCGTTGTAATACTAGTACTAGCAtggaaaacaacacatttttacacaacaTTAATAATCCACAAGCGAAAATGTATTGATAATGTTGAAAAGTAAGCACAGCTGCCTTGTTCAAGAGCGTTAGTGTTCCCGTTTAGGAGGTCTGAGCAGAACGTAAACAAACCAGCCAGGGTGGCCTAGCTAACATTAGCCCACCCACCCAAAATGCCCTTTTTTGCAACTTGAAGGTGCCATAAAACATCCTTTACCGTCAACAGAAAGGCTTACAGCAGAGACTGACAGCTGATTAGAGGTGAACGACATCgacatcattatcatcatcatcacgccCCGGTAGAATCTTTGTGTCTTTCCCACCGAGGGGCTCGCTTAGCCCCCACGAATGGCTAACCGGCTGCATTTGTACCCACAGCCAGAAAGTTGCATTGCTCTGTATGTGGGCAGATAAATGAAAACCAGCCCGGGAAGGAAGCTCCAGTCCGGGGGAAAGGAGGAGACGGGAGGCGAGCTATTTACTTGGCTGCGTTACTATTTCAGGCCGGGCTTGGATTTCGAAAGATCCGCCATTTTCATCTCGTCATCAGTCCTGCTAGCTGCGCGGCTAACAGCAGGCTAACGGGAGGGAGGGTGctgaatttattatttattttttttctcagtaaacTAAATTTAAACTACACCACACAGTATGCTAAAAGTTCGCACATGTGAGATATGAGGTCAAGAATCTTGGCGAACAAAGCTAAATTTAGTTTTTCGATACCTCCTCCCCATCTGTCACTCGAGATCATTCCGATAGTGGAATTTCTGGAAAACAAAATTGTATCAATTCAAACACTCGGGTTCATTAATTAACGTGGcgtcttttattttcttcagttagttgtgtgtgtgcgtttcaaAAAACTTTAACAGGTATATTTGTGACACGAGCAGTTACTTTAAAAAGTATTAGATatcgttttaaaaatgtaaaaaaaaaaaataacagctcAGTAGTACCAACGTACTgcgtaaaaaaaacaccagaaaaaaagaacatggaTATTATACCGTAAACTGTTGTGAAGAAACATAACTCCACCAAAACagccgcaaaaaaaacaacaaaacgtcTTGGTGATCGGCTACGGAACGTTAGAGTCTACTTCGGTCAACTTGACGTGACCGTGAAAGCGGATACACTTTTGCCTCAGAGTGCAAAATGCTCTAAATTGTTTTCGTTCGTGGAGTGTTAAAGGGGTGCTGTCAGCCGGCCGGGCCCCAGTTTGAAGCGGCATCATCCAGGGCGAGGAGCACAACTGCTGTACTCTCCTAGCAAACTTACCGAGCAGGGCTAACCAGAGCTAGCTTCGCCTCAGTCTACGTTTATTTTGTCCACATTAAAAACACTGTTCCATGCGTGTTGGTGGTGTTTTCCGCCGGAGCCGAGCCGAGCCTCCCGCACCGAGTCGCGCTTACCTGAGTTATCTGACGCGGGCCAGCGTTTGCGGGCGAAACGAGGAGAGGAAAAGACGATTGTTCAAAATACCGCGCCGAGCGCCATTCCTCCCTGACATTTCACAGGTCGGCCACGCCTTCCTCCACCTACGTCATTGCTACGTTTTTCTTAAAGGTATAGTACCAAAAAAGCCAACAgtggctttttgttttgttttgttcgttTGTCCGGTCTTTATGTAGCAAAGGAGAGATCATGCAAAATCCTCTCAACACAGGATGAAAATACTGCAATACCTTGACATACAAGTTTAATTCGACCCTACCTGTAACTCAAATCACTCTGATCTCAAATCATTTTTCCCTATTGAAAGGAATGGGATTATCATTAAACCATTTAAGAcccagcaaaaaataaataacattaacattttagtaATGTGTGGAAAAATGGCACCCTATAATACTATATTTAATAGAattattaaatagaatgtacCAAATTGACCGTTTTGTGCATCTTAACTcaatttataaagcactttaaaacgaTAATTGCtccatacaaagtgctgtacatggggGAAAATAAATCATGCAATAAAAACgggtaaaacaaaataacacaaaataaataatgcaaccAGATAAACTAGAAATCATCGCAACTTCCAATCATAGAACTGAAAAAGTgttttaggttaaaaaattaaacCTTGGCGGATTGCATCATCTAGTGGCTGTGAGCAACAGGTTCCCtctatttcaaaaaaatatatatattggatttttttttttatgccacttGTAAGTGACGTCTCATTTTCGAATAGAAAATCACAATTACAATCATAATGAGTatttataaaagaaaagaacattaaatatttgtaaTCTACCGTCACTAAACGGAAGTTCCCCTTTTCGGCGGCGGAAGCGGCGTTGTTGACAACCCGGACGGCGCGACCATGGCCACCGAAGTGCGGCAGGAGCTCGCACAGCTGATGAATTCGTTTGGCTCCCATAAAGATCTCTCGGCCAAGTACGTGGCGCTTACCAGaaacgtgtttttttattttatctgtctATTATCAAACTCGCCCTGTACAGAATATGAAGCACCCCGTTTGACTAAAACATTGCCGGGGTTACCATGACAGACcaagctaagctaacattagctactTTGCTTAGCAAgctaaatgggggatttttcaGAATGAAGTTTATTTGCGATTAAAACAGTTTTATAGATATAGAGTAAAGAATAAAAACTGTAAGCTTGTGAATAGCGTCCCGAGCCACACAAATGTTGACACCATTTGCACGTTTTCATTTGAGTAGCTAGCAACTACTTTTAGCTTATCGATGGACAACACACTATTACTATCATGGTTGAATTGAAAGTATGTACATTTTGTCTATACAGCTCTTGTCAAGAGAGGTCATGCAAAGTGCTTCACATTGTTAAAATATAGAGCATTATGCAATTAGTACCAGAAAATTCCAAATAAGTTTTACTGGAATGCCTGTGtttgacaaatgtgtttttaattgctttttaaaaatgtaagagGTAACAGACTGCAAGGCTCGATTACCTTTAATTGTAACTCTCTCATGGGGTCAGTAAGTAAAAAGTCTGTCAGCAGACTGCACTGACCCCAGTGTTGTTGCAAAACCAATATTTTGACTGTTAaacccatacaaaaaaaaaataaaaatcacatcaaAACCCGAAAACATGAGAAAAAACACTGGAGTCATGGGTGACAATAGATGGAACTTCAAATTCTTTGaaattttattaattcaaaaataatattgcTGAGAACCGTTTTAGATTGTGAAAAAAGTTGCATAACTTTGTATATCTCCTTCAAGATATAGACAAATCTTGGAAAAGGCTGTCCAATTCACAGATGCAGATCGGCTTGAATCCTTGAGGGCCTTTGTTGAAGCAAGTATGTCGCActttaattcacttttttttttctctctcaggagagctcagtattgttcattcgatttgacatcatcattgctctcctttttttttaaaaacaaataaattaaaaaaaattaataaatgtttttattttattttatttaattattttttattttttttatatatatatacatatatatatatatacatatacacacatttttttttgtatgtgggtgagtttaattttaactttaattcACTTTTAAAGCGGTTGCTAGTATTACTCATTCTCCATAAGAATACAGTTTCctcctctattttttttatccccttATAGTGGTCAATGAAAATGTGAGTTTAGTCATCTCGAGACAACTGCTCACCGACTTTTGCACGCATCTGCCCAACTTGCCCGACGCCACGGCCAAAGCGGTGTATCATTTCACCTTAGAGAAGATCCAGCCAAGGGTCATTTCCTTTGAGGAGCAGGTAAACTATTACTCAAAACTTAATGTGTTAACGGTCTTAAAATATGTCCAGTTTTTTATTGCAGAAGCATATTCTCATATTGAACAGTTGTAGAAATGGTTCACCAGACAAAGAATCAAGCTCGTCCCATGGCCATCTCAGTCCCCAGACCTCGACCCCATTAAAAACCTGTGAAGTGAGCTAAATAGGAGAGTGCAGAGATGCCactgttattgtattatagcTCCCATTTCattctaaatatgcaaatattaCTGGAGGATAGACTATTAtttacaacaaacaacaaaaatgtgacatcttaatactttgtttttttcttctttctgtcagTCAGTCGTTTGACTTGTCAGACTGTCGGTTGGTCTGTGGCCTGTCTGACGGTCCATCTGACTGTCAGTGCGTCGCTCTGTCTAAAGATCTCCATGATAACGTGATGTTCTTAACGGTGCGCAGGTGGCCTCCATCAGACAGCACTTAGCAACTATTTATGAAAAGGAGGGCGACTGGAGGAACGCCGCCCAGGTTTTAGTCGGCATTCCTCTGGAGACGGGGCAAAAGTAAGCTTGTCTTTtcaccctttttcttttcatccttCTTCATCTTTTTAAGAGTTCTGTTGCCGTTCCCTCTAGGCAATATAATGTCGACTACAAGTTGGACACTTACCTGAAAATAGCCCGCCTCTATCTGGAGGACGACGACCCGGTGCAGGCTGAGGCCTACATCAACAGAGCCTCGCTTCTTCAGAATGAGTCCTCCAATGAACAGCTGCAAATACATTACAAGGTGAGCAGGCGGGGGGGTGTTTGTCAGAAATGGTAAAAACAAAAGGCTGCAGATTAAATGCATTACTCTCCCGCTTAGGTGTGCTACGCCAGAGTCCTCGACTTCAGGAGGAAGTTCATTGAAGCAGCGCAGCGATACAACGAGCTGTCTTACAAATCCATCGTCCACGAGAGCGAGCGTCTAGAGGCGCTCAAGCACGCGCTCAACTGCACCATTTTGGCGTCGGCAGGTACGGTCGGTCAACTCATTTTTAGAGGATGCTACAAAACGATGCGTCtatttgttgctttaaaaaaacaaaaaaaacggtgtTCAGCATTACAAGGGCAGTTAGTCAGAAATACAGACTAAGTAGTATTAACAACCTGAaatgtgggtgggggggtgggtgcacaaaaagctattttttttaccacaaaatattaaaatgtggcCATGATATAGGCTAGGTAcaatttgcacacaaaatactaatttgtggGTTTAATATTCTCACGAATAAccagatgtttgtttgttgttaacTATTCCtccattatttgctgaaaaCTCCGCCCTGTCTAATGTAAAAGTGCATCTTTGGAGCCATCTTGCTACCTAGAAACATTATTAAGATAAGAGGGTAGCTTCATTTAATGAAGCAATAGTGCTGtcttgaaaaccttttttttttgggcataagcgtcagtttaaaaaaaattgttattcaCGGCATGGCTTAGTTTGTTCCTCTATACATCCTGAAAGCTGTattattcatttgtattttaatttttggcaacaaataattatttcatgCATATGTTAACTTATACCTAGTGTGAAGGAAAGAAATAACTGacagagaaaatattttttatttatttttcatgtaccgTATATGGAAATTGTGTGCGTTAGAGTCACTTTTTAACAGCTGCTAAAAGTTTCTAAACTTTAAAAGTTGCTGTCTTGTGTTTTTGGGAGAGGCAAAGTTGCTCAATCTAGCAAGAAAAGTGCAAAGTTGTCATCAACACCAATTGCGAGGAGGGAGTTTTTCAATGgtcatctttattttttccgGTATTCTAGGCCAGCAACGTTCCCGCATGTTGGCCACCCTCTTCAAAGATGAGCGCTGCCAGCAGCTGGCCGCGTACGGGATTCTCGAGAAAATGTATCTGGACCGCATCATCCGGGGGAACCAGCTGCAAGAATTTGCCGCCATGCTCATGCCTCACCAGAAAGCCACCACGGCAGACGGTCAGTACCCATATTAGTTGCACCTGCGCAATCTATTCAGATCACCtggatttggatttgaaaaCGGAAACGTGTTCATGGCAAGAACAATAACGGTAGCCTGTGGAGTTGGTAGATGGAAAACATTCAGTTGTTTAATTACAAAAGAGAAATTTGCAGATTACATAGAGAAGGGCTTGGCAACACAAATGACGGCGGGGTCCTCGAATTTTCATGAGTGCTACGCGAGGGCCACATAGGACCAGTTACTTTCTCGCCAGAGGTTGTCAGAAGCATGTATGTGcatttgttcattaaaaaaaaaataaataaaccattgTAATTTGTACATCACATTATTTTAACATAATTCCATGCTTATTATGAATTGATAtttatatcagggatgtgatttttccgctaattcgcggaattccgctttttttatctccccccccccccaaaaaaaaaaattccgattttttttttagtagttcattgtgtatgcacatgactccgacagataacatcttctgctataacaaagacatttgtggtatgctctaatatgagttacttttcatttggtcatgatacaattatttgttcatgaaatttgaactcttcaacattatttatgttaacttagtaatcacattagttagatatgatgatattctcagtgatagtttttaaaagcaaaggcagtccaatgtttttgaatgtgactgattttgagttgactaaaactgatTGACTTaacacattgaaaatttatgctgttattttgtctatttctttgtcatgtgagtgcattgaaagtacttaaaaacacggaaaacccatgaccctggacctagctgggtgccagcggcccccagacccccggctaaattttcagataatttcactttggtcaaatcacatccctgttatattAACCTGACATATGAACTTCTCTTCAGGCTCCAGCATCTTGGACAGAGCTGTGATCGAACACAACCTTCTCTCCGCCAGTAAACTTTACAACAACATCACCTTTGAAGAGCTCGGAGCACTTTTGGAAATCCCTCCGG encodes:
- the cops4 gene encoding COP9 signalosome complex subunit 4 — encoded protein: MATEVRQELAQLMNSFGSHKDLSAKYRQILEKAVQFTDADRLESLRAFVEAMVNENVSLVISRQLLTDFCTHLPNLPDATAKAVYHFTLEKIQPRVISFEEQVASIRQHLATIYEKEGDWRNAAQVLVGIPLETGQKQYNVDYKLDTYLKIARLYLEDDDPVQAEAYINRASLLQNESSNEQLQIHYKVCYARVLDFRRKFIEAAQRYNELSYKSIVHESERLEALKHALNCTILASAGQQRSRMLATLFKDERCQQLAAYGILEKMYLDRIIRGNQLQEFAAMLMPHQKATTADGSSILDRAVIEHNLLSASKLYNNITFEELGALLEIPPAKAEKIASQMITEGRMNGFIDQIDGIVHFETREPLPTWDKQIQSLCFQVNNLLEKIRQAAPEWAAQAMETQMSQ